Sequence from the Miscanthus floridulus cultivar M001 chromosome 16, ASM1932011v1, whole genome shotgun sequence genome:
attgatgattagattcaaattagaatacatatcacgtacaagctcatcatcattcattttaaaggaatcataattttgtttagctagataatgtttttgctcacagacattagttgtgccatcatggagctcttggagttttaaccaaatttcatgtgccgtatttaaagtgaacacttggttaaacacatccatgttaaaagattcaaacaagcaatttttagctctagcattgaaatgaatttatttttcttcactctttgtgggtttatcaggattcttaatgggtttcatcctgtcatgagtgactctccaaacacccaaatcaatcgcctcaaggtgacaagtcattctagctttatagtaaggtaagttagtgtcgtcaaagtacggaggcctagaggtatccatcccaaccactctaaatgacGTCGGCTCAACAGCgacgaagccaaaggtccaaattgagccaaccggctttgataccaattgaaaggggaccgtgacgcctaagaggggggtgaattaggcaacttaaaattctaactctaaactattaCCTCTTttactaaccttagcaaaacatatgtaaaagataaactatctaaatgtgcaactacaattttgctagtgtgttgctatctctaccgcaaaaaagcgttatgcaaacaatctaaatatggaagctaaagagtaaggtagagatatgcaaactcccatcaacaactccggtatttttaccaaggtatcgagaatcatgcaagcttccccctagtcctcgttggagcccctcgcaaggaatccctcataagggccaagctcctggtcgggtaactccgtggatagccttgggccttccccacacataagtgggtctctgacgtgccttctgcaagcctctctcggatgctccccgccgtcttcactatcaagcttctggccaaaacgccgtgggccttgttccctccggtacacggtggcagccacaccacaaacacggttggtgtgatctcacaagactacaagccccaccgatgtacaacaatggtgcatgcaagcaccgagtggtaagaggtatgcaaacctcactaaacactaggcctaaacttagagcaagtgcataagcggtggtctaatcaacctaagcacttcacaaagcacctacgctaatcacctaatgaatcactaagcactatgcaagtggagatcactaaaatagtgtatcaacacccttggtatgttttcttagcCCCACTCCTCTCAAAGggctggttggggggtctatttataagctccactaaAAAAAGTAGCCATTAGGCACAAAaccagctttctgctactaacTAGATGCTGATCTGTCATGATCAAACATGTCCAgtcgtcccaaccgttggagCTCGCacattgatcggactctggctgagTCCGATCATcattgaccggacatgtctggtcgcgCTGGcactgctctggaacctctctaaaaatgatcagacgctgcacttcatgcgtccggtcatccagtctactacgtccggtcatgctgaaaACATTGTTGTGACAATGAACAGTGacaccggtgtgtccggtcactgcttcgctcagcgtccgatcactgctgctcagcatccggtcacagctGCTTAGCGTCTAGTCACAGCTGCTCTGCCAGACTCATTTCTTCGCAATCTTGCATctagcttggttccaatctttgtgcttggactttgcttgactttgtatgtcttctatgcatcttcacatgcATTTGTTGAGGTGTTGATttttggatcatcacgtcgcattcatccaagtcacgtcttgcaccctattgaactacaaaacaaacacttgcaaatttattagtccaatttggttatgttggtcatcaaacatcaaaatccaaagtaaatgggactagggtccattttccttataggatcgatagccatactattaagaaaggggtgaaactcgtatcaaaatgcggttatcaaagtgccgcttgaaaatgtttgtgaaaagcaaacacccttgaaaatgtttgtgaaaatatgctaacacacgtgcataaggtgatacacttggtggttagcacatttgagcaagggtggagaagttggtaaaATGAAGGAAGTGATAGTCACTGAGATACAGTGATTGaatgctggtcacgcagtgaccagacgctggtcatgtAGTGACCGAACTttgacctagcatccggtcagtggcacaCAGTGAAGGACGTCATTAGTCTCTTGACCAGACGTAGGTGATCGGACTCTATCTGAACGCTGCTCAGCATCCGATCATGCTGATGTGGTAGCGTATAGAGAAGAgggagagtgatcggacgctaggtgagtccggtcgagcgtgaccagatgcgtccgatcgtgactagaaccttactagaagtgaccagacgctaggcaaCTATGCGTCCGGTCCGACATtgtagtgcgtccggtcacaactaaaATGCACTGATGACCATTTAGAttgggcgatcagcatttgaagcaggggacatgtggcgaaGATCTaaggaccggacactggggtcctacatccggtcaatatgaccggcgtgtccggtcaaccCAATTTTTCAGTGAAtagagagccaatggctctattcatgggagctctctatttaagccccattgctagctctagctcactctcttggccatttgtattggcatagcaaccttgtgagcttagccaaagccctcccactcatctccattattgattcatcatctttgtgagattgggagagaatccaagtgcattgcttgagtgattgcatctagaggcacttggtgtttgtgtttcactaccagattcacttgttgctcttagtggttgtcaccacctagaccCTTGCTGCAGtgaaggaggattggcacgagttggtgattgtttgtgacCATCTCCCTATGACTGTGAGGGGACTTATGCCTTCACCGGCAGAGCGctgaaaggtaaccctagtggattgctcatgtcattgagttacctcatttgtgggtaggttcttgcattgtctaattgtgtggacgaggtttgtgcaacacctcttagccacagaaccaccaagtgttggtcgacacaatagggacgtagcgtgttggcaagcacgtgaaccttgggagaaaattagttgtctcttgccctttggtattctcctggtgattgagttagtattcatcttgtgattggttcactcctctacacggcggtataatcaccttacttactcatttacatacccgcaaactagttatagtaagctctttagtgtagctagaattgagagcttgctttgtagcttaagttcatctagtggagctctttagtgtaacaagTGTGAGAGAtcgtagtgagtagtgacttagtaaattgtgtgtctagtgatcatagttactagaattgttggataggtggcttgcaacctttgtagagctagagcaagtgcacttttcgctatttgtcatactaatcaaattgctctagttggtttgtagattcttaaataggctattcacccccctctagccatattaggacctttcacgtggGAGCTCCTGGACGTCGCCACCTAGTATGCCACCGACGAGGAAGCCATCTAGGCCAACTTTAGCTGGAAAGCCAAGGCCGTCGGCCACCTCAGTGGTGGCGACGTCACCaatgatcctgcctcatcctagCAATGCCACGATAGGCGGAACAAGGATTGGAAGCGCCGCGGGGAGGAGATGGTCATCGTGGCTGATTGTGCCACCAGACCTCAGCCCTATGGGTGTGCTGTATGCCTAGAACACTTTGATAAGGCACTTGAGTCCCCTACACATTCCACGGGGGGCAGGCAAAACATCTTCTCAAGGACTGCGCCaccatgaagggctacatccATAGCACCCTTAGCCAATagggcaaggcctagaagcctaCCCCAAAGGTCAATGACCTAGCTGATGGTGCTAGGAGGAAGACAATGAGTTCTCCAAGGCCAAGCGTATGAATCCTACCGATAGTGTCGCATCACTGAGCAGGAGGTGAACGCCGTCCACACCCTCGCTACCCTAACGTGGCTCCGGTGGTCCCAGATGGCCATCACCTTTGACCAAGAAGACCATCCCGATCACATCCCCTATCCAGGGCGCTACCTGCTCATGGTCAGCCCAATCATGGGCACcacgtgcctcaccaaggtgctgatggatggtggTAGTGGCCTCAACAAACTTTATGCCAGCACCCTCAACAAGATGGGCGTCCCTCGGAGCAGCCTGTGCCCTAGCAAGGCGTCGTTCTATGGGATTGTGTTGGGGATGGAAGCCGTGCCCCTAGGGCGCATCTGGCTCAATGTCACCTTTGAGGTTGTCAACTTCCCCAGTGTCTACCACATCCTCGTCGGTCGACCGTgctttgccaagttcatggccgtccccaactacacctacctcgagcTCAAGATGCCCGACCCGAAGGGGGTCATCACCGTTGAAGGTAGCTTCAAGCAAGCTTACTACTATGAGCAAGACTACGTCGCCCAAGTGACCACACTCATCGCCCCCTATGCTACTAAACCCTAGACATGACATAGGGAGAGCGCTGGTCAAGGAAGCATCTAAGATGGTGGCGGTGCTCGACTGACCAAGCATCAGCATGGCAGTCAAGACCTCTGGCAGTAGCTATGGCTTGGCTAGCCCCTCcatcttggagcttggctccccAGAAGGGGCTAACCCAATCAAGGTGAGTTCTGACCTTCCCCATTATTGAAGGCCATCGCCGAGCCATCTGCCCAGAAGTGGCACCTTTCGAGCCATGGCCCGCCTATCGACCTCCTTCGCTGGCTTACCTCTCCAATAGCAAAAACCAAGATATGTCATGTCCTCCTGACCCTTTTACTTTGCTTACCTCTATTTGCTCTATTTGATGTCTTCCTTGACCCGAGCCACCCCAACGATGGCTCGGCTACACCGGAGGATCGACTGAGCTAACCACCTGCTGACCTTTTCTAAAGGAGGACCACTGTAGAACACCCTCAAGCGAGGCAAGGATGGGTGGATGGAGTAGGAGGAGCAGGTGGAAGATCGGCAAGGCGCTAACAGAGTGGCCCTGGCCATCTGATTGCCATCTATGCCCTCTTTCCCCTCTCTTGTGTCCATTCTATTTTCTTTCTAGATTTCTGCCTATCTCTTGATCCTCCACTGGATCGTTCCACCCCACTGCATGTTGGTCTAGGGTCCCCCAAGAAGGGGCATTGCCAAGGGTTCAAGGCCAGCCCACTAGGCTTCAAGGTTGCTCGAAGCAACTAAAAGTGCGAGGGATGCTCAGGAGACAATCCCATGCGGCTGTAGCCGGGACACTCAGAAGCGTCTCGACCATCAGACGAGTGATGTCCATGTATCAACCTCGAGCCACTCGTGGTGACCCAATGAGGGAGGCAGCGAGCCCTCAAGCATTGATAGATGGGCTCAAGAACTATACGAGTGGCCTGGTCAAGAAGCCGAGAATCTCCCCTAGGGGACATGACTGGGGCACAGAATGATCACAAATCTAGGGTTCTCATAGACTTACCTGCTAGCAACATAAGCACGACTATCTTGGCCTTGCCATCATCATAACAGCCTAGCCCAACGAGGGATCaagtctctgagcatgactcaaGAGGAAAATGAGATTACACATGAAAGCAATTTCATTTCATTGATTGGGAACGACCTGAGTACAATATATGGCGGCAAAAATCTCTTCTACTCAGCACAGGGTCGACCCCCTAACCCTGCGATGATCTCCTCTCCTCCTCAGGAAGGGGAAAGGATGCCAGCAGCGGAGGCCAACCTACCACGCTAGAGAAGGCCTGCCTCCCCAGACCAACTTTAGGTACGTGTGCGGGGGATCCCACAGGAAGAGTCTTAGCAAGACGCCGTCCCGACCCCTTCTATGGGACTTGCACCACTAGGCTCATAGGTGAAGACCGGAGAAGATTGGCAGCCCCCATCCTCATGAACCAAGATCCACGTAGTGTTGTAGAGTATGTCCCACCACCTCATGTAGTTGTGGGGGATGCCTCACTGGAGTCCTTCCACCCTCGAAGAAGCAGTCGCTCGACGGACAACACCAAGCTCACTCGGAGGAAACCGTCGCACTTCATCGCCATCGCCATCACCGCCAAAGAAGATGGAtctaaggaagaagaagagagggggcTAGAGGGAGGGATTGAAGATGTCGCATCCCCTAGGGGCCTCCCTTTATAGCCAAAAGCGGTGCACTATGAGTGGCTCCAGGCCCTCTGATCAGCCATCAGCGGCTACAAAGGACCCTGGGGAACCAGCTAGGGATCCCTTCAATCCCCGCAGCATGCCTCTGGGCAGTTGCATGATGACGGTCGTGCAGTAAAGGTGGAGTCAGGGAACCACTGGCAATGAGTCAAGTTCTCGCTCCACTTTCCCACGCGCACACCGCCCACTCCATGCACGCCTCCTTGCAGGACTTAGGGGGATCCGCTCCTCCCAGGCCCACCGACTATCATCAATGGCTCGGATCCACGCGCACCTAGTGCCATGATTCCACCTCCACCATATTCAGCTCTACGTGGCCCTGATGTCCCATCTCTTAGACAAGACCGGACGGCACGCGCACGCGCACGTGTCATAACTCCACTAGGCATGATGGCCCAGATGCCATCAACTGCCTATGCAAGGCGTCAGCGGACAGGACACACCCAGAAGCTGCCCCCTTCGCTAGTAAGGAGGCCCTACAATGGCCTCAGGGGCTGCGCTGGCTCCCTAGACAAAGCAGCCTGACCTCCTGATCAACGGGCGCTCAGGTGGCACATCCCCcaaaaaaccaaccaactccctagagttggATCAGGAGCCGCTAAGTAGTGGGCCCAACGAGGGCCACCGTCCGAGCCTTGGCACGATCCCACTTCCCCAATCTATGGCGGTAGAGGGTTGGCCTCAAAAGGTTGGCTTGAGAGGATCGGAACCTGTTATTGTAGCCTTTAGAAGGGCGTGGAGCTTTGGATGATCAGATGGCCCCAAGCTAGAGCCCAGCGCTCTTGATCACTTGGCCCATGGTAGGCTCCAATCAGAAAGGAGGGCACCTTTGGGCCTATAGTCGGTGACTCCTAGATGAGTCCACCGAGCTCTCGCTCAAGTCAAAAACTCATG
This genomic interval carries:
- the LOC136510704 gene encoding uncharacterized protein gives rise to the protein MAITFDQEDHPDHIPYPGRYLLMVSPIMGTTCLTKVLMDGGSGLNKLYASTLNKMGVPRSSLCPSKASFYGIVLGMEAVPLGRIWLNVTFEVVNFPSVYHILVGRPCFAKFMAVPNYTYLELKMPDPKGVITVEGSFKQAYYYEQDYVAQVTTLIAPYATKP